From a region of the Triticum aestivum cultivar Chinese Spring chromosome 7D, IWGSC CS RefSeq v2.1, whole genome shotgun sequence genome:
- the LOC123166045 gene encoding uncharacterized protein, protein MGKKLPPSTPTAGRRRKGPSLAPLSACKRRRTHEASGWASLPTDVVHLVTSRLLAGDVVDYIVFRAVCSGWRSCTSDARDPTLSKPDLWPRGWVALCDGDGVRPDDAGEIGFFHTRTARRLRVRLPELRRHRIVGFTQGLIILLNKRTAAVRVLHPFTRVVVDLPSLVPVFHDAVRNRNSLLDMNAAVCSASATSIAVVAWFPWTHVVIGAEAGRPTWEVLHRGLFLRSILPFQGRLYATVGEGGSRKIMQLYPRSPHPVLAHVPNNFGDPSLCSYFLVESGGRVLLAIRHLTAQHCGVDPFQQNAYKLFALDIDRGELIPVNCLGGRALFLSRDRSLSVSARDLPSVNSNSIYFSLRRDPVVVHSIRTGFSERLAVTCQIHDGKDRIRPSVRPFTIADHLLTYCHPHEWTKGLMFHEYHSIPESFEELTKNIKAKNSELRIPRIAAR, encoded by the exons ATGGGGAAAAAGCTACCCCCTTCTACTCCGACGGCGGGAAGGCGGCGCAAAGGTCCCTCCTTGGCCCCGCTCTCCGCCTGCAAGCGCCGGCGGACCCATGAGGCAAGCGGCTGGGCTTCCCTCCCCACCGATGTGGTTCACCTCGTCACCAGCCGCCTGCTGGCCGGCGACGTGGTGGACTACATCGTCTTCCGGGCCGTCTGCTCCGGCTGGCGCAGCTGCACGAGCGACGCGCGCGACCCCACGCTGAGCAAACCGGACCTCTGGCCGCGCGGCTGGGTCGCCCTCTGCGACGGCGACGGGGTACGCCCGGACGACGCCGGCGAGATCGGCTTCTTCCACACGCGGACGGCCaggcgcctccgcgtccgcctgCCGGAGCTCCGGCGCCACAGGATCGTCGGTTTCACCCAGGGACTGATCATTCTTCTGAACAAACGCACCGCCGCCGTCCGGGTGCTGCATCCCTTCACACGGGTCGTGGTCGACCTCCCGTCCCTCGTCCCTGTGTTCCACGACGCCGTCAGGAACCGGAACTCTCTGCTTGACATGAATGCCGCGGTCTGCAGCGCGTCCGCGACCTCCATTGCCGTGGTGGCATGGTTCCCGTGGACACATGTGGTGATCGGCGCCGAGGCTGGCCGCCCAACTTGGGAGGTCCTCCACCGAGGGCTTTTCCTTAGGAGCATCCTGCCCTTCCAAGGAAGGCTTTACGCGACAGTCGGCGAGGGTGGCTCAAGGAAGATCATGCAGCTGTATCCGAGATCACCACATCCTGTGCTTGCTCATGTTCCAAATAATTTTGGTGATCCGAGCCTATGCAGCTACTTCCTCGTGGAGTCTGGTGGGCGAGTGCTGCTTGCCATCCGCCATTTAACTGCACAACATTGTGGCGTGGACCCCTTCCAGCAAAATGCCTATAAGCTATTTGCGTTGGACATCGACCGCGGTGAGCTGATCCCAGTGAACTGCCTCGGTGGCCGCGCGCTGTTCCTCAGCAGGGATCGGTCCCTCTCTGTTTCAGCCAGGGACCTCCCTTCTGTGAACAGCAACTCCATTTACTTCTCTTTGCGCCGTGACCCTGTTGTGGTGCACTCCATAAGGACAGGTTTCTCTGAGCGGCTAGCAGTGACATGCCAAATACATGATGGGAAGGATAGGATCCGACCCTCCGTGCGCCCCTTCACCATTGCTGACCATCTTCTAACCTACTGCCATCCTCATGAGTG GACAAAAGGACTCATGTTTCATGAGTACCACTCCATACCTGAATCTTTTGAGGAATTGACGAAGAACATCAAGGCAAAAAATTCCGAACTACGGATTCCTCGCATTGCGGCTCGTTGA